TCCCCGGGGGATTTGCGCCGTTCCAAAGAGGCTGAGCCTAGGCCTTTGAGTCGGCCAGCTCGCGCTCGTTGTTTTCAGCCGCTGCCTTGTCGGCGGCGAACTCATCAGCGAATGCGGCACCGTTGCGGGGTGCGTTGTAGAGCGACTCGTCCAGGATGCCTTGGCGCTTGGCCACGATGGCGGGAACCAGTGCCTGGCCTGCCACGTTGACGGCGGTGCGGCCCATGTCCAGGATGGGGTCGATCGCCAGCAGAAGGCCGACGCCGGCCAGCGGAAGTCCCAGCGTGGACAGGGTCAGTGTGAGCATGACGACGGCGCCGGTGGTACCTGCCGTAGCGGCGGAACCGAGGACGGAGACCAGCACGATGAGCAGGTACTGGCTGAAGTCCAGGTTGATGCCGAAGAACTGTGCCACGAAAATCGCTGCAATGGCCGGGTAGATTGCTGCGCAGCCATCCATCTTGGTGGTGGCACCGAGCGGCACGGCAAAGGAAGCGTAGCCGGAGGGGACGCCCAGGTTCCGCTCAGTGACGCGCTGCGTGAGCGGCAGTGTGCCGATGGAAGAGCGGGAGACGAAGGCCAGCTGCACGGCCGGCCAAACACCGGAGAAGTACTGCTTGACGGAGAGGCCGTGGACGCGGACCAGGATCGGGTAAAGGACAAAGAGCACCAGGGCCAAACCGATGTAGATGGCTGCGGTGAATTTACCCAGGGAGCCGATGGTGTCCCAGCCGTAGATGGCCACAGCGTTGCCGATCAGGCCGATGGTGCCAAGCGGAGCGATACGGATGATCCACCACAGGACCTTCTGGATGACGGCCAGTGCGGAAGCGTTGAACGTCAGGAAGGCTTCGGCCTGCTTGCCCACCTTGAGGGCTGCAACGCCGATGGCGATGGCGATCACCAGGATCTGGAGCACGTTGAAGTTGACTGCAGTGCTGACCGTTGTGGCGGCGTTGGCACTTTCAGTGACGGTGGAGCTGGCACCGAGTCCAAGGAAGTTCTTGGGGAACAGGCCGATCAGGAAGGCCCACCAGTCGCCGGTCTTACCTGTGTACTTGGCCTCTTCGGTGATACCCGTGGCTGCGCCGGGCTGCAGGAGGACGCCCAGCCCAATGCCGATCAGCACCGAAACCAGCGAAGTGATGGCGAACCAGAGCAGCGTGTTCCATGCGAGTCGGGCAGCGTTGGAGACCTGACGCAGATTCGCAATGGAGCTCACCACGGCGGTGAAAATCAAAGGAACGACGGCGGTCTGCAGCAACGAGACGTAGCTGGAGCCGATCGTTTGGAGAGTAGCGCCGAGGCCGTTGGGGGCGGTCTTGGTGCTGCCCGTGTACTTGGCAATAAGGCCGAGGACGAGGCCGATGATGAGGGCTGCGATGATCTGGACGCCGAAGGAACCGGCCCACTTGGGGAGCCGGAAGCCGGTCTTGCCAGCTGCTGGGGAAGTGTTGGTTGAGGTGCTCACCGGAACACGTTAGGTGCTTCTCAAATAACATAGCGAACGAACGTTGAGAAATGTTACGCGCGCTTGGGAACCTCGTTGCCGGTTGATCCCCGCATTTCCGGCCCTGAGTGGGGCGTGTGTGAAGTTATTCCCGGAAGCGGTGTGGCGATGATCTCTGCCGAAAGAGCGATCAGATGCGCGGGGCGGAAACGGCGCAGTCCCTGGTGCATAGGTGGTGCGCGGGACGGGAAAGGGTGCGCGGGGTGGGAAGGGGTGCACGGGACGGGAAGGGGTGCGCGGGGTGGGAATGAGTGTGTCTGGGACTGGGGTTGCGCCCGCCCGGCTCCGTCTTGGTGGCTGCGTTGTAGCCAGCGCACCACTTTCCGCCGATCGCACCCGTAACCTCTGGTGCGCAATGGGGGAAAGGGTGCGCTCTTGGTATCGAAGGGGTGCGCGGGGTGGGAAGGGGTGCGCGGGACGGGAAGGGGTGCGCGGGGTGGGAATGAGTGTGTCTGGGACTTGGGGTTGCGCCCGCCTGGCTCCGTCCTGGTGGCGGCGTTGTAGCCAGCGCACCACTTTCCGCCGATCGCACCCGTAACCTCTGGTGCGCAATGGGGGAAAGGGTGCGCTCCTGGCGCCGAAGGGGTGCGCGGGGTGGGAAGGGGTGCGCGGGACGGGAAGGGGTGCGCGGGGTGGGAATGAGTGTGTCTGGGACTTGGGGTTGCGCCCGCCTGGCTCCGTCCTGGCGGCGGCGTTGTAGCCAGCGCACCACTTTCCGCCGATCGCACCCGTAACCTCTGGTGCGCAATGGGGGAAAGGGTGCGCTCTTGGTATCGAAGGGGTGCGCGGGACGGGAAGGGGTACGCGGGGTGGGAATGAGTGTGTCTGGGACTTGGGGTTGCGCCCCTCGGCTCCGTCCTGGTGGCGGCGTTGTAGCCAGCGCACCACTTTCCGCCGATCGCACGCGTAACCTCTGGTGCGAAATGGGGGAAAGGGTGCGCTCTTGACGCCGAAGGGGTGCGCGGGGCGGGAGCGGGCGCGAACCCGCCCAGCCCCCAGCTAAAGCCCGCCCCCAGTTAGAACCCGCCTAAAGGCCAATGGCCGGAAGCGCATGAGCCTCAGCCCAGCAACGCCCGGCGCAGGACGTCCAAACCGACCGATCCGATGTTCAGCGCTTTGCTGTGGAAGGACTTCAAGTCGAAGCCTTCGCGGGATTCAAGCTCGGCGCGGATCTGCTCCCACAAACGCTGCCCCACTTTGTAGGACGGCGCCTGGCCCGGCCATCCGAGGTAGCGGGTGAATTCGAACTGGAGCTGGCCTTCGCTGATGTCGAGGTTGGCTTTGAGGAAGTCGAATCCCTTCTCGGGTGTCCAGGTGCCGGTGCCCCAACGTTCGGGGACGGGGAGTTCCAAGTGGACGCCGATGTCGAACACCACGCGGGCTGCGCGCATGCGCTGGCCGTCCAGCATGCCCATATGATCGCCCGGGTCCTTGAGGTAGCCCAGTTCCAGCATGAGTTGTTCGGCGTAGAGTGCCCAGCCTTCGCCGTGGCCGGAAACCCAGCAGACGTTCCGGCGCCAGTTGTTGAGGAGTTCACGCCGGTAGGTTGCCGTGGCCACTTGGAGGTGGTGGCCGGGAACGCCTTCGTGGAACACCGTGGTGGTTTCGGACCAGGTGGTGAAGGTGTCTTCGCCGGCGGGTACGGACCACCACATGCGGCCGGGCCGGGAGAAGTCGTCCGACGGTCCGGTGTAGTAGATGCCGCCCTCGTCGGTGGGCGCGATCATGCACTCGAGGGTCTTCATGACGTCCGGGATGTCGAAGTGGACGTCGGCGAGTTCGGACACGGCACGGTCGGAGAGTTCCTGCATCCAGGCCTTAAGTGCGTCCGTGCCTTTGATCTGGCGGGCGGGATCGTTGTTGAGGATGCTCTTGGCTTCCTCGATCGATGCACCGGGCTTGATCTGGCCGGCAACTTTCTCCTGCTCGCTGATGAGCCGCTCGAGCTCTTGGACTCCCCAGGCGTAGGTCTCTTCCAGGTCGACTTCGGCGCCGATGAATGAACGGGAGGCCAGGGAGTAGCGTTCGCGGCCCACGGCGTCCTTTTCGGGGGCGACGGGGAGGAGTTCGTCGCGGAGGAAGGCTCCCAGGGCGCTGTACGCTGACCGCGCGGCGGATGTGCCGGCGTCGAGCTTGTCTTGGACTTCGGCGGGCAGGGGCGCATCACCAAGGGATGCGTCTGCGGCCATCTTGGCGAAGAAGCCGTCCTCGGCGGCGTACCGGCCGGTTTGTTCGATGACGATCCGAATCTGGCGTGCTGCGGCTACCTTGCGGTCGTCTTTTGCGGCGCGCAAGGACGCAATGTAGCCCTCAATCGCACCGGGTACGTTGGCGGCGCGGCCCGCGATGTGCTCCCAGTGTTCAACCGTGTCCGTGGGCATGAGGTCGAAGATGGCACGGATGTCCTGGGCGGGCGAGGCGATGTTGTTGAGGTCGGCTGCATCCCAGCCGGACTGGTGAATTTCCAGTTCCAGGCCGAGTCGTTCCCGCATGGCATCGAGGGTGACAGCGTCCACATCATCGGAAGGCTCAAGGCCTGCCAGAGCCTCCAGAGCCAACCTTGTGGCCTCCGCATGGGCTGCTGCCCCGGCCGGTGAGTAGTCCTGGTATTCGGTTTCGTGTCCCGGCAATCCCAGTGTGGTGGCGAAGCTGGGATTGAGTTCGATCAGCTTTTCTGTGTACGCGTCAGCGACGGCATCGATGGCGGACTTAGGGCGTACGGGAGTGTTTGCAGTAGTCACCCACAGAGCCTAACCGCGACGCCGCTTACGTGAAAGGGTTGTTGAACTTTTCTACACGCGAGGGAATTAACCCCGGCTGCGCTTCCACGCACCTGGACCCGGCGTGGGATCCAGACGCAGTTGCTGGCGACGCACCCAGTGCCGGACGTTCGGTTTGGACGCGGCAACCTCTTGCGGGGCGCCCAAGGAAAGCACGACGGCGGCAAGCGCCGCGAGCTCTTCGGCCGTCGGCTCGCCCTTGACCACCGAGAACATGGCTTCGGCGGGCGCCGAGTCGGCGCGATGCTTTGGCGCGCTCACAGGGGGATGTTTCCGTGCTTCTTGGTGGGCAGGCTCGCGCGCTTGTCGCGGAGGGCGCGGAGGCCGCGGATGATCTGCAGGCGAGTGTCCGAGGGAGCGATGACTGCGTCAACGTAGCCCAGCTGTGCTGCCTGGTACGGGTTGAGGAGTTCTTCCTCGTAGCCTTGGATGATCTCGGCGCGCTTGGCTTCGACGTCGCCGCCGGCCTCGGCAACGGCAGCGAGATCGCGACGGTAAAGGATATTCACTGCACCCTGGGCGCCCATGACGCCAATCTGCGCGGTGGGCCACGCGAGGTTCAGGTCCGCGCCCAGCTTCTTGGAGCCCATCACGATGTACGCGCCACCATAGGCCTTACGGGTGATGACCGTGAGCTTCGGAACTGTTGCCTCTGCGTAGGCGTAAAGGAGCTTGGCGCCGCGGCGGATGATGCCTTGGAACTCCTGATCTTTGCCGGGCAGGAAGCCGGGGACGTCTACCAGCGTGATGATGGGGATGTTGAACGCGTCGCAGTGACGGACAAAGCGGGCGGCTTTCTCCGAGGCCGAGATGTCCAGTGTTCCCGCGAACTGCATGGGCTGGTTGGCCACGATGCCCACGGTGTGTCCCTCTACGCGGCCGTAGCCGATCATCACGTTGGGAGCGTACAGCGACTGCATCTCAAGGAAGTGGGCGTCGTCAACAATCTGCTCGATGACTTTGCGCATGTCGTAAGGCTGGTTGGCGGAATCGGGGATCAGGCCGTCAAGCGAGTGGTCGTCGTCGTTGAGTTCCAGTTCCTGGTCGTGCTCCACCACGGGGGCCTCGGACAGGTTGTTGGAGGGGAGGAAGTCCAGGAGCTCGCGCACGAACTCAATGGCGTCAGCTTCATCCGATGCCAGGTAGGTGGAGGTACCTGTGGTGGCATTGTGCTGGCGGGCGCCACCGAGGGTTTCCATGTCCACGTCTTCGCCGGTGACGGTCTTGATGACGTCCGGTCCGGTGATGAACATGTGGGACGTCTTGTCCACCATGACCACGTAGTCGGTCAGGGCGGGGGAGTAGGCGGCGCCACCGGCGCACGGGCCCATGATGAGGGAGATCTGGGGGACCACGCCGGAAGCATGGACGTTGTTGCGGAAGATGTCCGCGAACATGGCCAGCGAGGCGACGCCTTCCTGGATTCGTGCGCCGCCGCCGTCGTTAATGCCCACAACCGGGCAGCCGTTGCGGAGGGCGAATTCCTGGACCTTAACGATCTTTTCGCCGTTGACCTGGCTCAGTGAGCCGCCGTAGACACTGAAGTCCTGGCTGTAGATGGCGATCAGGCGGCCGTCCACTGTGCCGTAGCCGGAAACAACACCGTCACCCAGCGGCTTCTTCTTCTCCATGCCGAAGGCGGTGGAACGGTGGACTGCGAGGGCGTCGAACTCGACGAACGATCCGGGGTCAACCAGGAGGTCGATGCGTTCGCGGGCGGTGTTCTTGCCGCGCGCGTGCTGCTTTTCGATCGCTTCCGGGCCGGAAGGCTGTTCCGCACGGGCCTGGCGGTCGCGGAAGTCGGCAATCTTTCCCGCTGTCGTTGTCAGATCGTGGCTCATCAAGTGTCTCCGGCTCTGTAGCTGATTTTCGCTGGCGCAATTCCGGGTTCGGATAAGTAGCTGACTTAAGTAGCTTCCGTACAAAGAACAGGCCCCGCAGGCCAGTCTAGTGACGCCTTTGCCGCGAACCGCTGTAGAAACCCTACAATTTTCCGCGTTCAAGCCAAAGCCATCACTATGTTACCCGCCAGTAACATAGTTGGGCTAGAGTGTCCCCATGACTTCAAGCAACGGCGCTTCCTCCGCCTCCACAGAGGGTCAAACGCAACGCACCACCCCCTACGTGGCCACTGCTTCGCTCAAGGGCAAGACCATTCTCATGTCCGGCGGCAGCCGCGGCATAGGCTTGGCCATTGCCACCCGTGCAGCCCGCGACGGCGCCAACATTGTGCTCATGGCCAAGACCGGCGACCCCCACCCCAAACTTGAGGGCACAGTCTTTACCGCCGCAGAGCAGCTCGTCGATGCGGGCGGCCAGGCACTGCCGCTGGTCGGGGACGTCCGCAATGATGACGACGTCGCCGCAGCAGTCGCCGCCGCCGTCGAACGTTTCGGGGGAATCGACGTAGTGGTGAACAACGCCTCGGCGATCGATCTGTCCCGCACCGACGCGGTGGACATGAAGCGCTACGACCTTATGCAGGACATCAATGTCCGCGGCACGTTCCTGCTATCCAAACTGGCACTTCCCGCCTTGCGTGAATCAAGCCACGGCCACATTCTCACCCTTTCCCCGCCCCTCAACCTGGACCCCAAATGGGCCGGAATGCACTTGGCCTACACCATGGCAAAGTATGGGATGAGCCTCACCACCTTGGGGCTCGCCGAAGAGCTGAAGGACGACGGCGTTTCGGTCAACTCGCTCTGGCCATGCACCCTGATCGACACCGCAGCAATCCGGAACATGCCCGGTGGGCAGCAGATCGTACAGGCGGCCCGAGGCCCGGAAATCATGGCCGATGCCGCCCACGCAGTGCTGACGGGATCTGGCTCGACCGGGAACTTCTACACGGACGAAGAAGTGCTGCGCGCTGCGGGCGTGTCGGATTTCACTCCTTATAGTCTCGGCGCGCCCGAAGACCGCTTGGTGCCGGACATCTTCCTCTAAGCGGATTCACAGCCGTTTTTCAGGGCAGCCATCATCCGGGGACGCCGCAACTGGATAGGATTCAGCTATGGATGCCGAACAGCCAGAGAGCAGCGAACCACAGGTCTTGTCCGGAGAGGTGACGTCCGGGCAGTCCCGTTCCCCGTTGGATCGTGGGGCATTGGACCGTGATGCTCTGCTCCAGCCGGACTTCCTGTCTGCAACCGGCATCTCCCAGCTGAACATTGTCGAGTCCACGGGATCCACCAATCAGGACCTCGTCCGGGCTGTCACGGTTGAGCCCAAAAAATGGGCCGACCTTGCCGTGTTGACCGCAGAACACCAAACAGCGGCGCGCGGACGGCTGGACCGTCACTGGGAATCACCAGAGCGGTCGGCGGTGTCCGTCTCCATGGTGCTGCGTCCCGTCACGGCAGAAGGCATGCCGGTCCCGACGCAGAGCTACTCCTGGCTGTCGCTGCTAGCTGCAGTTGCGCTGCGCGAGGCCCTGCAGGAAACGGCAGGCATCACCGCGGAGATCAAGTGGCCCAATGACGTGCTGGTCAACGGGCGAAAGGTGGCCGGCATCCTGGCCCAGATGACCCCTTTGGGCGATGGCTCCGTTCCTGCGGTGATCCTGGGTGTCGGCCTCAATGTTTCCCTGGCCGAGGATGAACTTCCCGTTCCCACGGCAACCTCTCTCGCCCTGGAAGGGGCCACGACGACGGACCGCACCGCGCTGCTGAAGAGCTACCTTTCGCGCTTCGCCAGGCTGTACCGCAGCTTTTGCAACTCCGAAGGAGACCCTGCGGCCGGTTTGGTGGGTGGCCCGTCGCTGCACAAGCGCGTTGAGTCTGCCATGGTGACGTTGGGCCGCGAAGTTCGGGCACACCTTCCCGGGGATCACGAACTCGTGGGCCACGCCTCGCGCCTGGACGAGCACGGCTCGTTGCTGGTGGTGGACCATGGCGGCAGGGAACACGTAGTGACAGCCGGAGATGTGGTGCACTTGCGCGCCACAGAAAGCGGTTATGCGTAAAGAGTTACTTCCGGGGGAGCAGGTCATCACGATCACGCGCCAACAGGCCCGCTCGCTCTTCTTTCCGGTGCTGGCCTTCATCGCCGTTCCGGCTGTTACCGGCTTTGTCTGTGCTTGGATCGTCAGGGAAAACCCGCAGCGCCTGGCGCCCTTCATCACGGCGGAATGGACGCCGTGGCTCATGGGTACTGTGGTAGTGCTCGCGGGATGGTTCCTCGCTGCGTACAGCCTTAGGCGGGTGTTGCGGTGGCGTTCGGCCAAGTACATCCTGACTAGCCGGCGCGTACTTGCCAAGAACGGAATGTTTCGGCGGAGTGATTGGCAGGTATCGCTCATGGCCATCCGCAACGTGGGTGTCCAGCAGAGCATGCTCCAACGGGCATTGCACTCGGGGAATATATCCTTGGATACCGGGCACTCTGGAACAGCCGTCCTGGCCGACGTTCCCGAGGTAGGGAAGTTCCGGGGCTACATTCTTGACGCGATGGACGAACTCCCGCAAGGTGAGGTTTTTGAGGGTGAAGTGCTGGGAGATTTTGAAGAATTGCCGTGGGAGTTGAGAGAAGGTGGAAGAGATGAGCGTTGAGGATCAGCAGTCCG
This genomic interval from Paenarthrobacter aurescens TC1 contains the following:
- a CDS encoding sodium:dicarboxylate symporter family protein (identified by match to protein family HMM PF00375); this encodes MSTSTNTSPAAGKTGFRLPKWAGSFGVQIIAALIIGLVLGLIAKYTGSTKTAPNGLGATLQTIGSSYVSLLQTAVVPLIFTAVVSSIANLRQVSNAARLAWNTLLWFAITSLVSVLIGIGLGVLLQPGAATGITEEAKYTGKTGDWWAFLIGLFPKNFLGLGASSTVTESANAATTVSTAVNFNVLQILVIAIAIGVAALKVGKQAEAFLTFNASALAVIQKVLWWIIRIAPLGTIGLIGNAVAIYGWDTIGSLGKFTAAIYIGLALVLFVLYPILVRVHGLSVKQYFSGVWPAVQLAFVSRSSIGTLPLTQRVTERNLGVPSGYASFAVPLGATTKMDGCAAIYPAIAAIFVAQFFGINLDFSQYLLIVLVSVLGSAATAGTTGAVVMLTLTLSTLGLPLAGVGLLLAIDPILDMGRTAVNVAGQALVPAIVAKRQGILDESLYNAPRNGAAFADEFAADKAAAENNERELADSKA
- a CDS encoding oxidoreductase, short chain dehydrogenase/reductase family (identified by match to protein family HMM PF00106); this translates as MATASLKGKTILMSGGSRGIGLAIATRAARDGANIVLMAKTGDPHPKLEGTVFTAAEQLVDAGGQALPLVGDVRNDDDVAAAVAAAVERFGGIDVVVNNASAIDLSRTDAVDMKRYDLMQDINVRGTFLLSKLALPALRESSHGHILTLSPPLNLDPKWAGMHLAYTMAKYGMSLTTLGLAEELKDDGVSVNSLWPCTLIDTAAIRNMPGGQQIVQAARGPEIMADAAHAVLTGSGSTGNFYTDEEVLRAAGVSDFTPYSLGAPEDRLVPDIFL
- a CDS encoding hypothetical protein (identified by Glimmer2; putative), whose product is MSAPKHRADSAPAEAMFSVVKGEPTAEELAALAAVVLSLGAPQEVAASKPNVRHWVRRQQLRLDPTPGPGAWKRSRG
- a CDS encoding propionyl-CoA carboxylase complex B subunit (identified by match to protein family HMM PF01039) — protein: MSHDLTTTAGKIADFRDRQARAEQPSGPEAIEKQHARGKNTARERIDLLVDPGSFVEFDALAVHRSTAFGMEKKKPLGDGVVSGYGTVDGRLIAIYSQDFSVYGGSLSQVNGEKIVKVQEFALRNGCPVVGINDGGGARIQEGVASLAMFADIFRNNVHASGVVPQISLIMGPCAGGAAYSPALTDYVVMVDKTSHMFITGPDVIKTVTGEDVDMETLGGARQHNATTGTSTYLASDEADAIEFVRELLDFLPSNNLSEAPVVEHDQELELNDDDHSLDGLIPDSANQPYDMRKVIEQIVDDAHFLEMQSLYAPNVMIGYGRVEGHTVGIVANQPMQFAGTLDISASEKAARFVRHCDAFNIPIITLVDVPGFLPGKDQEFQGIIRRGAKLLYAYAEATVPKLTVITRKAYGGAYIVMGSKKLGADLNLAWPTAQIGVMGAQGAVNILYRRDLAAVAEAGGDVEAKRAEIIQGYEEELLNPYQAAQLGYVDAVIAPSDTRLQIIRGLRALRDKRASLPTKKHGNIPL
- a CDS encoding biotin--acetyl-CoA-carboxylase ligase (identified by similarity to SP:P42975; match to protein family HMM PF02237; match to protein family HMM PF03099; match to protein family HMM TIGR00121), which produces MDAEQPESSEPQVLSGEVTSGQSRSPLDRGALDRDALLQPDFLSATGISQLNIVESTGSTNQDLVRAVTVEPKKWADLAVLTAEHQTAARGRLDRHWESPERSAVSVSMVLRPVTAEGMPVPTQSYSWLSLLAAVALREALQETAGITAEIKWPNDVLVNGRKVAGILAQMTPLGDGSVPAVILGVGLNVSLAEDELPVPTATSLALEGATTTDRTALLKSYLSRFARLYRSFCNSEGDPAAGLVGGPSLHKRVESAMVTLGREVRAHLPGDHELVGHASRLDEHGSLLVVDHGGREHVVTAGDVVHLRATESGYA
- a CDS encoding putative bacterial protein of unknown function (DUF885) (identified by match to protein family HMM PF05960), coding for MTTANTPVRPKSAIDAVADAYTEKLIELNPSFATTLGLPGHETEYQDYSPAGAAAHAEATRLALEALAGLEPSDDVDAVTLDAMRERLGLELEIHQSGWDAADLNNIASPAQDIRAIFDLMPTDTVEHWEHIAGRAANVPGAIEGYIASLRAAKDDRKVAAARQIRIVIEQTGRYAAEDGFFAKMAADASLGDAPLPAEVQDKLDAGTSAARSAYSALGAFLRDELLPVAPEKDAVGRERYSLASRSFIGAEVDLEETYAWGVQELERLISEQEKVAGQIKPGASIEEAKSILNNDPARQIKGTDALKAWMQELSDRAVSELADVHFDIPDVMKTLECMIAPTDEGGIYYTGPSDDFSRPGRMWWSVPAGEDTFTTWSETTTVFHEGVPGHHLQVATATYRRELLNNWRRNVCWVSGHGEGWALYAEQLMLELGYLKDPGDHMGMLDGQRMRAARVVFDIGVHLELPVPERWGTGTWTPEKGFDFLKANLDISEGQLQFEFTRYLGWPGQAPSYKVGQRLWEQIRAELESREGFDLKSFHSKALNIGSVGLDVLRRALLG